A genomic segment from Peribacillus sp. ACCC06369 encodes:
- a CDS encoding AAA family ATPase — protein MKYFNFFRSKGFNYSDEVLTNFALSLKTKPFVILSGISGSGKSKIAQIFSEFLVDDLSKQFAFMSVKPNWKDSKDLLGYHNIITDEYETTPFLNLLIRAAKEPDKPFFLLLDEMNLAKVEHYFSDFLSCIESRNYIEQTTTTATTEEEVITRLNSLYTDRPTVSEAIVLSAFDLKEKGYSVHTQFYLIEEYRNNRFSQWWYNSFSSSKNWTAQYRSEFNQGDNRLANRLFESPSGGKVYRLKQESELRGTELTRYKEIEEKYFQLTKANTLTNKVITQEPMILHSKVNSLPSTDSAYPSKIINNVSTAADWYDDATNTYFIPSKLEIPVNIFVVGTVNIDETTYMFSPKVLDRANLIEFNDVDISSIFDTPSTTTGQPFKLQNDPILLPLELATLQLSQGLATSNPDVMNDLLEIFKLLEKYNLHFGYRVINEVSLYITNALKDVTTYQNLAGDALDFQLLQKVLPKFNGSIQKLWDPFVEILSYIRISNATPLQAEQLNSMTTQLFNKELVKVTNADYTSVFKYPRTAKKLLILLRNLENYGFTSFIE, from the coding sequence TTGAAATATTTCAATTTTTTCAGAAGCAAAGGCTTTAATTATTCAGATGAGGTGTTAACAAATTTTGCTCTTTCATTAAAAACAAAACCTTTTGTAATTCTTTCAGGTATTTCTGGATCAGGAAAATCTAAAATAGCTCAGATTTTCTCTGAATTTCTAGTAGATGACCTTTCGAAACAATTCGCTTTTATGTCAGTAAAACCGAATTGGAAAGACAGCAAAGATTTACTTGGCTACCACAATATCATTACAGATGAGTACGAAACGACACCGTTCTTAAACTTATTAATCCGTGCTGCAAAGGAACCAGACAAACCGTTCTTCTTACTATTAGATGAGATGAACCTTGCCAAAGTGGAACACTACTTCTCTGATTTTTTAAGCTGCATCGAGAGCAGAAATTACATAGAACAAACTACAACTACTGCAACTACTGAAGAAGAAGTAATTACACGTCTAAATAGTCTATATACAGATAGACCAACAGTATCAGAAGCAATTGTATTATCTGCGTTTGATTTAAAAGAAAAGGGTTATTCTGTGCATACCCAGTTTTACCTCATTGAAGAATATAGAAATAATAGATTCTCACAATGGTGGTATAATTCTTTTTCAAGTTCAAAAAATTGGACGGCTCAATATAGGAGTGAATTTAATCAGGGAGACAATCGATTAGCGAATCGACTATTTGAGTCACCTTCAGGTGGAAAAGTTTATCGTTTAAAACAAGAAAGTGAACTTAGAGGCACAGAGTTAACAAGATATAAAGAAATTGAGGAGAAATATTTCCAATTAACAAAAGCTAATACTTTGACTAATAAGGTAATTACACAAGAACCAATGATTTTACATTCAAAAGTTAATAGTTTACCTAGCACGGATTCAGCTTATCCATCAAAAATTATTAATAATGTTTCTACTGCGGCAGATTGGTATGATGACGCAACGAATACATACTTTATCCCAAGCAAGCTTGAGATTCCAGTAAATATCTTTGTAGTCGGTACAGTAAATATTGACGAAACAACATATATGTTTAGTCCTAAAGTATTAGACCGTGCCAATTTAATTGAATTTAACGACGTAGATATTTCAAGCATTTTCGATACACCTTCAACAACAACTGGTCAACCATTTAAATTGCAGAATGATCCTATTTTATTACCTTTAGAATTGGCTACATTGCAATTATCACAAGGTCTAGCCACTTCCAATCCAGATGTTATGAATGACTTACTGGAGATATTTAAATTACTAGAAAAATACAATTTACATTTTGGTTATCGTGTCATTAATGAAGTTTCACTTTACATCACAAATGCACTTAAAGACGTTACTACTTATCAAAATCTTGCGGGAGATGCATTAGATTTCCAACTACTTCAAAAGGTATTACCGAAATTCAACGGTTCCATCCAAAAGTTATGGGATCCTTTTGTTGAAATTCTATCGTACATACGAATCTCTAATGCCACACCATTGCAAGCCGAGCAATTAAATAGTATGACAACTCAACTGTTTAACAAAGAACTAGTGAAAGTGACAAATGCAGATTACACAAGCGTGTTCAAATACCCACGAACGGCGAAAAAATTATTAATTCTATTACGCAATCTTGAAAACTATGGCTTTACAAGCTTTATTGAATAA